A section of the Rhodospirillaceae bacterium genome encodes:
- a CDS encoding branched-chain amino acid ABC transporter permease — protein sequence MAGHGISNLNPRIRFSFADPRFVIMVLGLIGLAVLPIVAGAADDVFMISFMAKMMIFAIAAASLDLILGYGGMISFGHAAYIGLGTYAVAVSARYFGDFCADVEEGQACAYGFLASGYFQFAVAIVGSALVALVIGAISLRTTGLYFIMITLAFTQMLFFLGISLEPFGGDDGMTVDERSDFAFFTIGDDLLYEGDGATLYYACLVALLLSLLLLRRLVNSRFGMVIRGSYSNPVRMAALGYPVYRYRLTAFVIAGTICGVAGALFANHQEFLTPEYMMWIRSGEIMIMVIMGGMGTIFGPVFGALAFLSIEEFLQELVGSDYWMIVFGPMLVLLVLFAKRGLFGLIPDNWAAMPRFAVGFVLLVAAVAIFLFLITLATPLTIVLAFVLLSLIVKLGVDYAGWPSPLKRLAALTGSRSDG from the coding sequence ATGGCCGGACACGGCATATCCAACCTCAACCCGCGGATCAGATTCTCCTTCGCCGATCCGCGCTTCGTCATCATGGTCCTCGGCCTGATCGGCCTGGCCGTGCTGCCGATCGTCGCCGGCGCGGCCGACGACGTGTTCATGATCTCCTTCATGGCGAAGATGATGATCTTCGCCATCGCCGCGGCGAGCCTGGACCTGATCCTGGGCTACGGCGGCATGATCAGTTTCGGCCACGCCGCCTATATCGGCCTCGGCACCTATGCCGTTGCCGTATCCGCCCGCTATTTCGGCGACTTTTGCGCCGATGTCGAGGAAGGCCAGGCCTGCGCCTACGGTTTCCTGGCCAGCGGTTATTTCCAGTTTGCCGTGGCCATCGTCGGCTCGGCGCTGGTCGCGCTGGTGATCGGCGCGATCTCGCTGCGCACGACCGGCCTCTATTTCATCATGATCACGCTGGCCTTCACCCAGATGCTGTTCTTCCTGGGCATCAGCCTGGAGCCGTTCGGGGGCGACGACGGCATGACAGTCGACGAGCGCAGCGACTTCGCCTTTTTCACCATCGGCGACGACCTGCTCTACGAGGGCGACGGCGCAACCCTCTATTATGCCTGCCTGGTCGCCCTCCTGCTGTCGCTGCTGCTGCTGCGCCGCCTGGTGAACTCCCGCTTCGGCATGGTCATCCGCGGCAGCTATTCCAACCCGGTGCGCATGGCGGCGCTCGGCTATCCGGTCTACCGCTACCGGCTGACCGCCTTCGTCATCGCCGGGACGATCTGCGGCGTCGCCGGCGCGCTGTTCGCCAACCACCAGGAATTCCTGACCCCGGAATACATGATGTGGATCCGCTCCGGCGAGATCATGATCATGGTCATCATGGGCGGGATGGGCACGATTTTCGGCCCGGTGTTCGGCGCACTCGCCTTCCTGAGCATCGAGGAGTTCCTGCAGGAGCTGGTCGGCAGCGACTACTGGATGATTGTGTTCGGCCCGATGCTCGTCCTGCTCGTGCTGTTCGCCAAGCGCGGCCTGTTCGGGCTGATTCCGGACAACTGGGCGGCGATGCCGCGCTTCGCCGTCGGCTTCGTCCTGCTCGTCGCCGCCGTCGCGATCTTCCTGTTCCTGATCACGCTGGCGACGCCGCTCACCATCGTGCTCGCCTTCGTCCTGCTGTCGCTGATCGTGAAGCTCGGCGTCGACTACGCCGGCTGGCCCAGTCCGCTGAAACGGCTGGCGGCGCTGACCGGGAGCCGGTCGGATGGCTGA
- a CDS encoding amidohydrolase has translation MFSRRRFLATSAAATLLPSAARAVGAPMPIFDAHIHFSHDAAEQHTVAEAVAFMEKAGLKRALISSSGDAGTRALYAAAPDLVLPSLRPYRRRGEIGRWVDDPTVIDFLEDRLKRFRWVAVGEFHLFAGQTEKAVPRRMIELARQHNLLLHAHSDAGAVDGIFAQWPDARVLWAHAGFAGPEIVGPMLEKHPNLWTDLAFRSEHAHGGRVDDDWRSLFAAFPDRVMVGTDTFTPERWHYVVEHANWTREWLRDLPPDLAEKIAWRNGEAMIRPHLAQLR, from the coding sequence ATGTTTTCGCGCCGGCGCTTTCTGGCAACCTCGGCCGCGGCGACGCTGCTGCCCTCGGCGGCCCGCGCCGTCGGCGCGCCGATGCCGATCTTCGACGCCCATATCCATTTCAGCCACGATGCGGCAGAGCAGCATACCGTCGCGGAGGCGGTCGCCTTTATGGAGAAGGCCGGGCTGAAACGGGCGCTGATTTCGAGTTCGGGCGATGCCGGGACCCGCGCGCTCTACGCCGCCGCGCCGGATCTCGTCCTGCCCAGCCTGCGCCCCTATCGCCGGCGCGGCGAAATCGGCCGCTGGGTCGACGATCCGACGGTGATCGATTTCCTCGAGGACCGGCTCAAGCGGTTCCGCTGGGTCGCGGTCGGCGAATTCCATCTGTTCGCCGGCCAGACGGAAAAGGCCGTGCCGCGGCGCATGATCGAACTGGCGCGGCAGCACAATCTCCTGCTGCACGCCCATTCCGACGCCGGCGCCGTCGACGGGATTTTCGCCCAATGGCCGGACGCCCGGGTGTTGTGGGCCCATGCCGGGTTCGCCGGTCCGGAGATCGTCGGACCGATGCTGGAGAAGCATCCGAACCTGTGGACCGATCTGGCCTTCCGGAGCGAGCACGCCCACGGCGGACGGGTCGACGACGACTGGCGCAGCCTGTTCGCCGCCTTCCCCGACCGGGTCATGGTCGGCACCGACACCTTCACCCCGGAACGCTGGCACTATGTCGTCGAGCACGCCAACTGGACCCGGGAATGGCTGCGCGACCTGCCGCCGGACCTTGCCGAGAAGATCGCCTGGCGCAACGGCGAGGCGATGATCCGGCCGCACCTGGCGCAGCTGCGGTAA
- the mobA gene encoding molybdenum cofactor guanylyltransferase MobA — protein sequence MSAGPSDPATVGVLLAGGRARRMGGGDKCLRPLAGRPLLAHAIERIAPQVGRLVLNANGDPGRFAAFGLPVAADILPGQPGPLAGVLTGMAWAAANAPEAGWILTAATDAPFLPPDLAERLRAAIRRDGADMACAASAGRHHPVIGLWPVGLRDDLESALRDEGITKVDRWTARYRLAVADFGAGPPDPFFNANRPEDLETAERLLSGG from the coding sequence ATGTCAGCCGGACCATCCGATCCCGCAACCGTCGGCGTTCTGCTTGCCGGCGGCCGGGCGCGCCGCATGGGCGGCGGCGACAAGTGCCTGCGTCCGCTCGCCGGCCGGCCGCTGCTCGCCCATGCGATCGAGCGGATCGCGCCGCAGGTCGGCCGTCTGGTCCTGAACGCCAACGGCGATCCGGGCCGCTTCGCCGCTTTCGGCCTGCCGGTCGCCGCCGACATCCTGCCCGGCCAGCCCGGCCCGCTTGCCGGTGTCCTGACCGGCATGGCCTGGGCCGCCGCCAACGCGCCGGAAGCGGGCTGGATCCTGACGGCTGCAACGGACGCGCCCTTCCTGCCGCCGGACCTTGCCGAACGCCTTCGCGCCGCGATCCGGCGCGACGGCGCGGACATGGCCTGTGCCGCGTCGGCCGGGCGGCATCACCCGGTGATCGGCCTGTGGCCGGTCGGCCTGCGCGACGATCTCGAATCCGCCCTGCGCGACGAGGGAATTACGAAGGTCGACCGCTGGACCGCGCGCTACAGGCTCGCGGTCGCCGATTTCGGCGCCGGCCCGCCCGACCCCTTCTTCAACGCCAACCGCCCGGAAGACCTGGAGACGGCGGAGAGGCTCCTGTCGGGCGGCTGA
- the kynU gene encoding kynureninase — protein MTTLTRDDLLQRDAGDPLARMRERFDLPDGMIYLDGNSLGALPHITKDRIRQLIEDQWGLDLIKSWNAHDWYHMPGRCGAKLAAFIGARPGEVVCADSTSVNLFKLLAAALAERPDRTVIVSEKGNFPTDLYIAQGLTGMLGRGHELRLVESDAELDGAIRDDVAVVMLTHIDYRSGRMHDMAAVTGRAHDAGALVLWDLAHSAGAVPVDLNGADADLAVGCGYKYLNGGPGAPAFLFIAERLQDRIRPPLSGWMGHAAPFDFDWSYRPAEGIARNLCGTPPVLSLAALEASLDTMADLDMAAVRAKSLALGDLFIELVETRCAGHGFTLVSPRDATRGSQVSFAHPEGFTIMQALIAGHVIGDFRAPDILRFGFTPLYTRYVDIWDAVDVLADIMASGRWNEPRFRARGTVT, from the coding sequence ATGACGACCCTGACGCGAGACGACCTGCTGCAACGCGACGCCGGCGATCCGCTGGCGCGCATGCGCGAGCGCTTCGACCTGCCGGACGGCATGATCTATCTCGACGGCAATTCGCTGGGCGCCCTGCCCCACATCACCAAGGACCGCATCCGCCAGCTGATCGAGGACCAGTGGGGCCTGGACCTGATCAAGAGCTGGAACGCCCACGACTGGTACCACATGCCGGGGCGCTGCGGCGCCAAGCTCGCCGCCTTCATCGGCGCACGGCCGGGCGAGGTCGTCTGCGCCGATTCGACGTCCGTCAACCTGTTCAAGCTGCTCGCCGCCGCGCTGGCCGAGCGGCCCGACCGCACGGTCATCGTCTCGGAGAAGGGCAACTTCCCGACCGACCTCTACATCGCCCAGGGCCTCACCGGGATGCTCGGCCGCGGCCACGAACTGCGCCTGGTCGAGAGCGACGCGGAACTGGACGGCGCGATCCGGGACGATGTCGCGGTCGTCATGCTGACGCACATCGACTACCGCAGCGGCCGGATGCACGATATGGCGGCGGTGACCGGGCGGGCCCACGACGCCGGCGCGCTCGTGCTATGGGACCTGGCGCACAGCGCCGGCGCCGTGCCGGTCGATCTCAACGGCGCCGATGCCGACCTCGCCGTCGGCTGCGGCTACAAGTATCTCAACGGCGGCCCCGGCGCGCCGGCGTTTCTCTTCATCGCGGAACGGCTTCAGGACCGTATCCGGCCGCCGCTCTCCGGCTGGATGGGCCACGCCGCGCCCTTCGATTTCGACTGGTCCTACAGGCCGGCCGAGGGCATCGCCCGCAATCTTTGCGGCACGCCGCCGGTCCTGAGCCTCGCCGCCCTCGAAGCCAGCCTCGATACGATGGCGGATCTCGATATGGCCGCGGTCCGCGCCAAGTCTCTGGCGCTGGGCGACCTGTTCATCGAGCTGGTGGAGACCCGCTGTGCGGGGCACGGTTTCACGCTGGTTTCGCCGCGCGACGCCACCCGGGGCAGCCAGGTCAGCTTCGCCCATCCGGAGGGTTTCACGATCATGCAGGCGCTGATCGCCGGCCACGTCATCGGCGATTTCCGCGCGCCGGACATCCTGCGCTTCGGCTTCACGCCGCTCTACACCCGCTATGTCGATATCTGGGACGCGGTGGACGTGCTGGCGGATATCATGGCCAGCGGCCGGTGGAACGAGCCGCGCTTCCGCGCCCGCGGCACCGTCACCTGA
- a CDS encoding branched-chain amino acid ABC transporter permease, with protein MGQLIFETILNGLQFGIFLFLVAGGLTLVLGIMSFVNLAHGSMFMMGAYVAAWVFQQSDSFLLAAIVALPVILLLGIGLEYLAFRTLYTRDHLDQVLATFGCILFFNQMVLVVFGAESQEFKLPESINFPFPMLGFTYPFYRLIVILAGILVAIGLYIAITRTRVGMRIRAGASNRAMVGALGVNVIALYTIVFGIGAALAGFAGIMIGPIESVESGMGEEKLILAIVVIVIGGIGSIRGAFIASIIVGLVEIGGRVFMTDILRAFLNEEFAQTAGPAIASMMIYILMAAILFFKPEGLFPARTG; from the coding sequence ATGGGCCAGCTGATCTTCGAGACGATTCTGAACGGGCTGCAGTTCGGCATCTTCCTGTTCCTGGTCGCAGGCGGGCTGACGCTGGTTCTCGGCATCATGAGCTTCGTGAACCTGGCCCACGGCTCCATGTTCATGATGGGCGCCTATGTGGCGGCGTGGGTGTTCCAGCAGTCCGACAGCTTCCTGCTCGCCGCCATCGTCGCGCTGCCGGTCATCCTGCTGCTCGGCATCGGGCTGGAATATCTCGCCTTCCGGACCCTCTACACCCGCGATCACCTCGACCAGGTGCTCGCCACCTTCGGCTGCATCCTGTTCTTCAACCAGATGGTGCTGGTCGTGTTCGGCGCCGAGAGCCAGGAATTCAAGCTGCCGGAATCGATCAACTTTCCGTTTCCGATGCTCGGCTTCACCTATCCGTTCTACCGGCTGATCGTGATTCTGGCCGGCATCCTGGTGGCGATCGGCCTGTATATCGCGATTACCCGGACCCGGGTCGGCATGCGCATCCGCGCCGGCGCGTCGAACCGCGCCATGGTCGGCGCGCTCGGCGTCAACGTGATCGCGCTCTACACCATCGTGTTCGGCATCGGCGCAGCGCTGGCCGGATTCGCCGGCATCATGATCGGCCCGATCGAATCGGTCGAAAGCGGCATGGGCGAGGAAAAGCTCATCCTCGCCATCGTGGTGATCGTGATCGGCGGCATCGGCTCGATCCGCGGCGCCTTCATCGCCTCGATCATCGTCGGCCTGGTCGAGATCGGCGGCCGGGTCTTCATGACCGATATCCTGCGCGCCTTCCTGAACGAGGAGTTCGCCCAGACGGCGGGCCCGGCGATCGCCTCAATGATGATCTACATCCTGATGGCGGCGATCCTGTTCTTCAAGCCGGAGGGGCTGTTCCCGGCCCGCACCGGCTAG
- a CDS encoding M14 family metallopeptidase: MNPPESWPESWFAADYAGARVEFRAAAERAGAVLETHVNPNARQPGGGDLATDVARLGPAPGATAGVLIVSSGTHGVEGFCGSGCQVGMLETGAVDLLPADCALVLVHAINPYGFAWLRRVTEHNIDLNRNNLDHGAGHPANEKYAEIHAWLTPRDWTGPGRERADAAIAAYIREHGMFAFQEAVSGGQYDFPDGLFFGGRALSWSAQTWRAIVDAHCRGARRVAHLDFHTGLGDHGACEIISVESAGGAGGGRARRWYGAAVKSPERNDSLSAVVTGSVENGFDGIAQDTEVTSVALEYGTQTLPEVLEALRADNWLHLYGDPESEEGRAIKRQIRDAFYGDTAEWKAMIWETADRVVRQAAAGLAE, encoded by the coding sequence ATGAACCCGCCCGAATCCTGGCCCGAATCCTGGTTCGCCGCCGACTATGCCGGGGCGCGCGTCGAGTTCCGCGCCGCGGCGGAGCGGGCCGGCGCGGTCCTGGAGACCCACGTCAACCCGAACGCCCGGCAGCCCGGCGGCGGCGATCTCGCGACCGATGTCGCCCGGCTCGGTCCCGCGCCGGGCGCAACTGCGGGCGTACTGATCGTTTCGTCCGGCACCCACGGCGTCGAGGGCTTCTGCGGCTCCGGCTGCCAGGTCGGCATGCTGGAGACCGGCGCGGTCGATCTGCTGCCGGCCGATTGCGCCCTGGTCCTGGTCCACGCCATCAACCCCTATGGTTTCGCGTGGCTGCGCCGGGTGACCGAGCACAATATCGATCTCAACCGCAACAATCTGGATCATGGCGCGGGACATCCGGCGAATGAGAAATATGCCGAAATCCATGCCTGGCTGACGCCGCGCGATTGGACCGGGCCCGGGCGCGAAAGGGCCGATGCCGCCATCGCCGCCTATATCAGGGAGCACGGCATGTTCGCCTTCCAGGAGGCGGTGAGCGGCGGCCAGTACGATTTTCCCGACGGCCTGTTTTTCGGCGGCCGGGCGCTCTCCTGGTCGGCGCAGACCTGGCGGGCGATTGTCGACGCGCACTGCCGCGGCGCGCGGCGGGTCGCCCATCTGGATTTCCACACCGGTCTCGGCGACCATGGCGCCTGCGAGATCATCAGCGTCGAAAGCGCCGGCGGCGCGGGTGGCGGGCGCGCACGCCGATGGTATGGCGCCGCGGTGAAATCGCCGGAACGGAACGACAGCCTCTCCGCCGTCGTGACCGGTTCGGTGGAGAACGGTTTCGACGGCATTGCGCAGGACACCGAAGTGACCTCGGTCGCGCTGGAATACGGCACGCAGACGTTGCCCGAGGTTCTCGAGGCCCTGCGCGCCGACAACTGGCTGCATCTCTACGGCGATCCGGAGTCGGAGGAGGGCAGGGCGATCAAGCGGCAGATACGGGATGCGTTTTACGGAGACACGGCGGAATGGAAGGCCATGATCTGGGAAACTGCGGACCGGGTCGTGCGGCAGGCCGCGGCCGGACTGGCGGAATAG
- the secA gene encoding preprotein translocase subunit SecA translates to MFGNLAQKFFGSANERYISRVQPLIDRINGLEPEMEALSDAQLAARTGWLRERHQNGEALDDLLVDSFATVREASRRTLGERHFDVQLIGGTILHRGMIAEMKTGEGKTLVATLPVYLNALAGKGVHVVTVNDYLAKRDAEWMGQIYTFLGLTVGCITQELSDDERRAAYGCDVTYGTNNEYGFDYLRDNMKFDLEEMVQRPFNFAIVDEVDSILIDEARTPLIISGPTDDTSELYMAVDKIIPNLSPDDYEIDEKQKTVALTDAGNEHLERLLDEAGLLSGSSLYEMQNVSVVHHANQALRAHTLFRRDTDYIVKNGKVVIIDEFTGRMMEGRRYSEGLHQALEAKERVEIQTENQTVASITFQNYFRMYPKLAGMTGTAMTEAAEFIDIYKLEVVDVPTNLPVDRTDEDDEVYRTGAERDNAVLDLIEDCSKRGQPMLVGTVSIEKSELLSGKLQEKKIPHQVLNARHHEREAFIIAQGGEPAAITIATNMAGRGTDIRLGGNADMRIVQELGDFPEGPERDAKEAEIRAQVEERKKKVIAAGGLFVVATERHESRRIDNQLRGRSGRQGDPGNSRFFLSLQDDLMRIFGSDRMDGWLQRLGLKEGEAVVHGWINKAVERAQHKVEERNFEIRKNLLKFDDVMNDQRKVIYAQRIGIMKTDDVSETIREYREEAIEAIVEDAIPEGAYAEQWDIEGLHTRTLGVFGLDLPVREWAAEEGIADQEIYERILEAVSRHMAEKTASYSPELMRLAEKSVLLQILDQQWKEHLLQLDHLRQAVNLRAYGQKDPLIEYKREAFDMFQVMLAGLKETTVGALSHLEIELDADPESLLPQDESAAWEQSGPGMGDDLAPFGLPPLGSLEDMARMAGMDLDALEPEPEFTNGNGGVIAPARTRPVRTRRAAATVDPGNPATWGKVSRNAPCPCGSGKKYKHCHGRV, encoded by the coding sequence ATGTTCGGCAATCTCGCCCAGAAATTCTTCGGCTCGGCCAACGAACGCTACATCAGCCGCGTTCAGCCCCTGATCGACCGGATCAACGGGCTCGAGCCGGAGATGGAGGCGCTGTCGGACGCGCAGCTGGCGGCCCGCACCGGCTGGCTCAGGGAGCGCCACCAGAACGGCGAGGCGCTGGACGACCTGCTGGTCGACTCGTTCGCCACGGTGCGCGAAGCGTCGCGCCGCACCCTGGGCGAACGCCATTTCGACGTGCAGCTCATCGGCGGCACCATCCTGCACCGCGGCATGATCGCCGAGATGAAAACCGGCGAGGGCAAGACGCTGGTCGCAACCCTGCCGGTCTACCTGAACGCGCTCGCCGGCAAGGGCGTCCATGTCGTCACGGTCAACGACTATCTCGCAAAGCGCGACGCTGAGTGGATGGGGCAGATCTACACGTTCCTCGGCCTCACCGTCGGCTGCATCACCCAGGAGCTCAGCGACGACGAGCGGCGCGCGGCCTACGGCTGCGACGTCACCTACGGCACCAACAACGAGTACGGCTTCGACTATCTCCGGGACAACATGAAGTTCGACCTGGAGGAGATGGTCCAGCGGCCGTTCAACTTCGCGATCGTCGACGAGGTGGATTCGATCCTGATCGACGAGGCGCGCACCCCGCTCATCATCTCCGGCCCGACCGACGACACGTCCGAACTGTATATGGCGGTCGACAAGATCATCCCGAACCTGTCGCCGGACGATTACGAGATCGACGAGAAACAGAAGACCGTCGCGCTGACCGACGCCGGCAACGAACATCTCGAGCGCCTGCTGGACGAGGCCGGGCTGCTCAGCGGCAGCAGCCTCTACGAAATGCAGAATGTCAGCGTCGTCCACCACGCCAACCAGGCGCTGCGCGCCCATACCCTGTTCCGGCGCGACACCGATTACATCGTCAAGAACGGCAAGGTCGTCATCATCGACGAGTTCACCGGCCGGATGATGGAGGGCCGGCGTTATTCGGAAGGGCTGCACCAGGCGCTCGAGGCCAAGGAGCGCGTCGAGATCCAGACGGAAAACCAGACCGTCGCGTCGATCACCTTCCAGAACTATTTCCGCATGTATCCGAAGCTGGCGGGCATGACCGGCACGGCCATGACCGAGGCGGCGGAGTTCATCGACATTTACAAGCTGGAAGTCGTCGACGTGCCGACCAACCTGCCGGTCGACCGCACCGACGAGGACGACGAGGTCTACCGCACCGGCGCGGAGCGCGACAACGCGGTGCTCGACCTGATCGAGGACTGCTCGAAACGCGGCCAGCCCATGCTGGTCGGCACGGTCAGCATCGAGAAGTCCGAACTGCTGTCCGGGAAACTCCAGGAAAAGAAAATCCCGCACCAGGTGCTGAACGCCCGGCACCACGAGCGCGAGGCTTTCATCATCGCCCAGGGCGGCGAGCCGGCGGCGATCACCATCGCCACCAACATGGCCGGCCGCGGCACCGATATCCGCCTGGGCGGCAACGCCGACATGCGCATCGTCCAAGAGCTGGGCGACTTTCCGGAGGGCCCGGAGCGCGATGCCAAAGAGGCCGAAATCCGCGCCCAGGTCGAGGAGCGCAAGAAAAAGGTGATCGCGGCCGGCGGCCTGTTCGTCGTCGCCACGGAGCGGCACGAGAGCCGGCGCATCGACAACCAGCTGCGCGGCCGCTCCGGCCGCCAGGGCGATCCGGGCAATTCGCGCTTCTTCCTGTCCCTGCAGGACGACCTGATGCGCATCTTCGGCTCCGACCGCATGGACGGCTGGCTCCAGCGCCTCGGCCTCAAGGAAGGCGAGGCGGTCGTCCACGGCTGGATCAACAAGGCGGTCGAGCGGGCGCAGCACAAGGTCGAGGAACGCAACTTCGAGATCCGGAAGAACCTGCTCAAGTTCGACGATGTGATGAACGACCAGCGCAAGGTGATCTACGCCCAGCGCATCGGCATCATGAAGACGGACGACGTCTCGGAGACGATCCGCGAGTACCGCGAGGAGGCGATCGAGGCGATCGTCGAGGACGCGATCCCCGAAGGCGCCTATGCCGAACAATGGGATATCGAGGGCCTGCATACCCGCACGCTCGGCGTCTTCGGCCTAGACCTGCCGGTCCGGGAATGGGCGGCCGAGGAAGGAATTGCCGACCAGGAAATCTACGAGCGCATCCTCGAGGCCGTGAGCCGGCACATGGCGGAGAAGACCGCGTCCTATTCGCCGGAGTTGATGCGCCTCGCCGAAAAGAGCGTCCTGCTCCAGATTCTCGACCAGCAATGGAAAGAGCACCTGCTTCAGCTCGACCATCTGCGCCAGGCCGTGAACCTGCGGGCCTACGGCCAGAAGGATCCGCTGATCGAGTACAAGCGCGAAGCCTTCGATATGTTCCAGGTCATGCTCGCCGGCCTCAAGGAAACCACGGTCGGCGCGCTTTCCCATCTGGAAATCGAGCTGGATGCCGATCCGGAAAGCCTACTGCCCCAGGACGAGAGCGCGGCCTGGGAACAGTCCGGCCCCGGCATGGGCGACGACCTTGCGCCCTTCGGCCTGCCGCCGCTCGGATCGCTGGAAGACATGGCGCGCATGGCCGGCATGGACCTGGATGCCCTGGAACCCGAGCCGGAATTCACCAACGGCAACGGCGGCGTGATCGCGCCGGCGCGCACCCGTCCGGTCCGCACCCGCAGGGCCGCGGCGACCGTCGATCCGGGCAATCCTGCGACCTGGGGCAAGGTCTCGCGCAACGCGCCCTGCCCCTGCGGTTCCGGGAAAAAGTACAAGCACTGCCACGGCCGGGTCTGA
- a CDS encoding fatty acid desaturase, which yields MDADGPIPRATDHRDAVGRLGREQRRELLQRSDRKGLAHLAGHLAALGLTGTLIALEAPGWPILLLPHGILLVFLFCLQHEAVHKTPFRSAWLNAAAGWGAGLVNLLPPVWFHHFHMDHHRYTHDPARDPELARPLPQSKAGLAWLIAGGPYWTSQVRTLLVNAAGRNRDGFVPPAARAPVVWEARSFLAVYAAAAGISIFAGSAALLWLWVLPALLGQPFLRVYLLAEHTGCPHVANMLENTRTTFTNRLVRFIAWNMPYHVEHHVYPAVPFHRLPAFHAILRDRLSVTADGYRAATRATTGAILRGEA from the coding sequence ATGGACGCAGACGGGCCGATACCACGGGCGACCGACCATCGCGACGCCGTCGGCCGGCTGGGCCGGGAGCAGCGGCGGGAACTCCTGCAACGCTCCGACCGCAAGGGCCTCGCCCATCTTGCCGGCCATCTGGCGGCGCTCGGCCTGACCGGAACGCTGATCGCCCTTGAGGCGCCGGGCTGGCCGATCCTGCTGCTGCCCCACGGTATCCTGCTGGTCTTCCTGTTCTGCCTGCAGCACGAGGCGGTGCACAAGACGCCGTTCCGCAGCGCCTGGCTGAATGCGGCGGCGGGCTGGGGCGCCGGGCTCGTCAACCTGCTGCCGCCGGTCTGGTTCCACCATTTCCACATGGACCATCACCGCTACACCCACGATCCGGCGCGCGATCCGGAGCTGGCCCGGCCCTTGCCGCAGTCGAAGGCGGGCCTCGCCTGGCTGATTGCCGGTGGCCCGTACTGGACGAGCCAGGTCCGCACGCTGCTGGTCAACGCCGCCGGCCGCAACCGCGACGGCTTCGTGCCGCCGGCGGCGCGCGCGCCGGTAGTGTGGGAGGCCCGGTCGTTCCTTGCCGTCTATGCCGCCGCGGCGGGAATTTCGATTTTCGCCGGCAGTGCGGCCCTGCTGTGGCTCTGGGTGCTGCCCGCGCTGCTGGGCCAGCCGTTCCTGCGGGTCTATCTTCTGGCCGAGCACACCGGCTGCCCGCATGTCGCGAACATGCTGGAGAACACGCGCACGACCTTCACCAACCGGCTGGTGCGGTTTATCGCCTGGAACATGCCCTATCATGTCGAGCACCATGTCTATCCGGCGGTACCGTTCCATCGGCTGCCGGCGTTCCACGCGATCCTGCGCGACCGTCTGAGCGTCACGGCGGACGGCTACCGGGCGGCGACGCGGGCCACGACAGGGGCGATCCTGCGCGGCGAGGCGTAA